Proteins encoded within one genomic window of Natator depressus isolate rNatDep1 chromosome 1, rNatDep2.hap1, whole genome shotgun sequence:
- the MAB21L3 gene encoding protein mab-21-like 3: MKPFTEEDVEFYIQNKVERRHHLVSKTVDEVQKIIQQLTAEISYRDTRFQAISNSGVHNENFRVLAPSHFLITVPLRGLTGYRERQVRHWRYYTVHGAKLLSPVRDPEELQQWLEVEQFSKSLQQWHETEVNIEGDLVPAKVLAIFRELMEKSITSCNLSSKVSILESFSSVVRVAVETPDSQVEVELVPTVEIPTCWPERARWPRCFKRWPSQEKVQCIKSFGFNLLARSNYHWQLGFSRAERMLIEGLDEDGGCRLKCFRVMRQMKEDVWCTGNKPVLTTYHLQMVLFWTCEKYPRTKDWLCFREGFLRMVQKLHKCVSQHFLKHYFVRGTNLLKYANTSDLDLVAGKLAVFLENPVLCLD, translated from the exons GTGGAACGGCGACACCACCTGGTGTCTAAGACAGTGGACGAGGTGCAGAAGATCATCCAACAGCTGACCGCAGAAATCAGCTACAGGGACACGCGATTTCAGGCCATCTCCAACTCTGGTGTTCACAACGAGAATTTTAGG GTCTTAGCGCCCAGCCACTTTCTCATCACAGTCCCACTGCGCGGCCTGACAGGGTACCGGGAGCGCCAGGTACGGCACTGGCGGTATTACACCGTGCATGGAGCAAAGCTCCTTTCCCCAGTACGGGACCcagaggagctgcagcagtggctggaggTGGAGCAGTTCTCAAAGAGTCTGCAGCAGTGGCATGAGACAGAGGTGAACATCGAAGGTGATCTCGTTCCAGCCAAGGTCCTTGCCATCTTCAGGGAGTTGATGGAGAAGTCAATTACCTCCTGTAACCTCTCCA GTAAAGTCAGCATTCTGGAGAGTTTCAGCTCAGTGGTCCGTGTTGCTGTGGAGACACCAGACTCCCAGGTAGAGGTGGAGCTGGTCCCTACTGTGGAAATCCCAACCTGCTGGCCTGAGAGAGCCCGGTGGCCCCGCTGCTTCAAGCGCTGGCCTTCCCAGGAGAAAGTACAGTGCATCAAG TCATTTGGCTTTAATCTCCTGGCCCGCTCCAATTACCACTGGCAGCTGGGCTTCTCCCGAGCTGAGCGCATGCTGATAGAGGGCCTTGACGAGGACGGTGGCTGCCGCCTGAAGTGCTTCCGGGTCATGAGACAAATGAAGGAGGATGTCTGGTGTACAGGAAATAAGCCAGTCCTGACGACCTATCACCTACAG ATGGTGCTGTTCTGGACATGTGAGAAGTACCCGCGCACCAAGGACTGGCTCTGCTTCCGGGAAGGCTTCCTGCGCATGGTGCAGAAGCTGCACAAGTGCGTGAGCCAGCACTTCCTGAAGCATTACTTCGTCAGGGGCACCAACCTGCTCAAGTATGCCAACACCAGCGACCTGGACCTAGTGGCAGGCAAGCTCGCCGTCTTCCTGGAGAACCCCGTGCTCTGCCTGGACTGA